Proteins encoded by one window of Vibrio panuliri:
- a CDS encoding iron-containing alcohol dehydrogenase → MFQFMTSTRIIFGEGALQSSLSVINQFGYSVLLVSGKNTQRAAPIIQYIKMQGMRYQHVAISGEPNITMVEETALNGRKFKPDMVIAIGGGSVIDMGKALAAIIPNQGDVYDYVEVVGRNVPLKTKPLPFIAIPTTASTGSEVTRNAVLRSGQDQVKVSLRSPEMLADVAIVDPTLTYGTDAYTSGRGAMDAFTHLMEAYVCGEPNPITDMICEEGLRRLSDSVLAGCLQDNLSARADLSFAAMLGGMAITNAKLGAAHGLASALGGKLAAPHSVITARLAPYVMQENIRAAKQAGRADVLARYRKMAHILTGRTNACRDDAVLWVNMMLEKLSLPNLSEFGVCQTSFEQVADDALKSVAIKGNPLPLTKERLMHILQQVCQCNGSCEPEISFDSKTKVSLISESGQGGESVFQNP, encoded by the coding sequence ATGTTCCAGTTTATGACTTCCACGCGCATAATTTTTGGTGAAGGTGCGCTCCAATCCTCTCTCTCCGTTATTAATCAATTTGGCTATAGTGTTTTGTTGGTGTCAGGGAAGAACACCCAACGCGCTGCGCCTATTATTCAGTACATTAAAATGCAAGGCATGCGGTATCAACATGTCGCGATATCAGGTGAACCCAATATCACGATGGTGGAAGAGACTGCATTAAATGGACGTAAGTTTAAGCCCGACATGGTGATCGCAATTGGCGGTGGCAGTGTGATTGATATGGGCAAAGCGTTAGCTGCGATTATCCCCAATCAAGGCGATGTCTATGATTATGTTGAAGTGGTGGGGCGCAATGTTCCGCTGAAAACCAAACCCCTCCCTTTTATCGCGATTCCCACAACGGCGAGTACTGGCTCTGAAGTGACACGCAATGCAGTCCTTCGTTCTGGACAAGATCAAGTGAAAGTGAGTTTGCGCAGTCCTGAGATGTTGGCAGATGTGGCGATTGTCGACCCAACATTGACGTACGGGACAGATGCTTACACGTCTGGGCGGGGAGCAATGGATGCGTTTACGCATCTAATGGAAGCTTACGTTTGTGGCGAGCCCAATCCAATCACCGATATGATTTGCGAAGAAGGGTTAAGACGCCTAAGTGATTCCGTATTGGCTGGTTGTTTGCAAGATAACTTAAGTGCCAGAGCAGATTTGTCGTTTGCTGCCATGTTAGGAGGAATGGCGATTACCAATGCCAAGTTGGGGGCAGCCCATGGTTTAGCTTCTGCGTTGGGGGGGAAATTAGCCGCGCCGCATAGCGTGATTACCGCAAGGTTGGCGCCTTATGTGATGCAAGAAAACATCCGAGCGGCGAAGCAAGCAGGCCGAGCAGATGTTCTAGCGCGTTATCGCAAGATGGCACATATTCTGACTGGGCGCACAAATGCCTGTCGTGATGACGCCGTATTGTGGGTCAACATGATGCTGGAAAAACTATCGTTACCGAACTTAAGTGAATTTGGCGTGTGCCAAACTTCGTTTGAGCAAGTGGCCGATGACGCGCTGAAGTCTGTTGCGATTAAGGGCAATCCGCTACCGTTAACTAAAGAGCGCCTAATGCATATATTGCAGCAGGTGTGCCAATGTAATGGCAGTTGTGAGCCAGAAATTAGCTTTGATAGCAAAACTAAAGTGTCATTGATTTCGGAATCGGGGCAGGGGGGAGAGTCGGTCTTTCAGAACCCTTAA
- a CDS encoding DUF4250 domain-containing protein, translating into MDLSNVTSLDSIILLGIVNEKLRLECDSFDELVSMYEMDVEQVVGKLDVLGYQYDPLTNQFKAYPR; encoded by the coding sequence ATGGATCTGAGCAATGTTACAAGCCTAGACAGCATCATTCTTCTAGGTATCGTCAACGAAAAACTGCGCCTTGAATGCGACAGTTTTGACGAGCTGGTCAGTATGTATGAAATGGATGTAGAACAGGTGGTCGGCAAACTTGATGTGCTGGGTTACCAATACGACCCCTTAACCAACCAGTTCAAAGCGTATCCTCGTTAG
- a CDS encoding lysine exporter LysO family protein, which produces MFSGMMFIFAPLVVGYLIAVSNSKLLDQINAMTARLVFVILALMGLSLAALDNLSQNLQTILSYTATFFICLGLCNIAVLPLVDKLIPLETDAKHTQLPLSSMAMESLKLILVVGGGLVVGLMLPFDLSWVDTASEWILFILLFFIGIQLRNSGLTLKQILINKQGMCIAALVIVSSLVGGAIAAWILDIDLYRGFAMASGFGWYSLAGILMGDAFGPVYGGASFMLELLRELVALVLIPLVIRTRPCTAIGYAGATAMDFTLPVIQTTGGVRCVPVAIVSGFILSLLVPVLMLFFVSLAG; this is translated from the coding sequence ATGTTTTCAGGGATGATGTTTATCTTTGCTCCACTCGTCGTGGGGTACTTAATTGCTGTTTCTAATTCTAAGCTCCTCGACCAAATCAATGCGATGACGGCACGTTTAGTGTTCGTCATTTTGGCGTTGATGGGGTTGAGCCTTGCCGCGCTTGATAACTTAAGTCAAAACCTGCAAACCATATTGAGCTACACGGCGACTTTCTTTATCTGTTTGGGTCTCTGCAACATTGCGGTATTGCCACTGGTCGATAAGTTGATTCCCTTAGAAACCGATGCCAAACATACCCAACTCCCCCTCTCCTCCATGGCAATGGAATCACTGAAGCTGATTTTGGTAGTCGGAGGCGGTTTAGTGGTTGGTTTGATGCTACCGTTCGATCTCTCGTGGGTCGATACTGCTAGTGAGTGGATTCTCTTTATCCTACTGTTTTTTATCGGCATTCAACTACGAAATAGTGGTTTGACTCTCAAGCAGATCTTGATCAATAAGCAAGGGATGTGCATTGCAGCACTTGTCATCGTAAGCTCACTGGTTGGTGGCGCTATCGCGGCATGGATTCTCGATATTGATCTTTACCGAGGTTTTGCCATGGCATCGGGATTTGGCTGGTATTCGTTAGCGGGCATATTGATGGGTGACGCATTCGGCCCCGTCTATGGCGGCGCCTCCTTTATGCTTGAGCTACTGCGCGAATTGGTTGCCCTGGTGTTGATCCCTCTGGTTATCCGAACTCGTCCTTGCACGGCTATTGGCTATGCTGGCGCTACTGCTATGGATTTCACCTTGCCGGTGATTCAAACCACTGGTGGTGTGCGTTGTGTGCCTGTCGCAATAGTAAGTGGCTTTATTCTCAGTCTGTTAGTGCCTGTTCTTATGTTGTTCTTTGTCTCACTTGCGGGTTAG
- the panP gene encoding pyridoxal-dependent aspartate 1-decarboxylase PanP, with protein sequence MVSEQKLADASFESLLRIFTVPEGPDSTLTQIEAELSRNLNKFLREHIVAEEKPLKEIEKDFSSPAIPEQPEFVSDHTQHLLDTLVSHSVHTSAPSFIGHMTSALPYFLMPLSKIMIALNQNLVKIETSKAFTPLERQVLGMLHRLIYAQTDGFYSKWMHSANHSLGAFCSGGTIANITALWVARNNALRPQNGFRGVEKEGLFKAMKHYGYEGMAILVSERGHYSLKKAADVLGLGQDGLVAVKTDSNNRVCPESLKSKIQELKAKSIKPFAVVGVAGTTETGNIDPLPEIAAICQEENCHFHVDAAWGGATLMSNNHRHLLNGIELADSVTIDAHKQLYIPMGAGMVLFKDPSAMKSIEHHAQYILRKGSKDLGSHTLEGSRSGMAMLVYAAMHIISRPGYELLIDQSINKAAYFADLIKQQSDFELVSEPELCLLTYRYVPVNVRQAMAIASKEQLAELNKLVNELTKFVQKRQRENGRSFVSRTRLNPKQVDGLNTIVFRVVLANPLSTCEILQNVLVEQRQIAQTGAPTLLTKINQLADKILAN encoded by the coding sequence ATGGTATCGGAACAAAAATTGGCCGACGCTAGTTTCGAAAGTTTACTTCGAATCTTCACCGTCCCTGAAGGCCCAGACTCAACACTTACCCAAATCGAAGCTGAACTGTCACGTAACTTGAATAAGTTTTTACGTGAGCACATCGTCGCGGAAGAAAAACCTCTCAAAGAGATAGAGAAAGACTTCTCTTCTCCAGCTATTCCTGAGCAACCAGAGTTTGTTTCCGACCATACGCAGCATTTACTTGATACTTTGGTTTCGCACTCTGTTCACACTTCTGCGCCGAGTTTTATCGGTCACATGACCTCTGCGCTACCTTACTTTTTGATGCCGCTATCTAAGATCATGATTGCGCTCAACCAGAACTTGGTAAAAATCGAAACTTCAAAGGCATTTACGCCATTGGAACGCCAAGTGTTGGGGATGTTGCATCGTCTTATCTACGCTCAAACCGACGGTTTTTACAGTAAGTGGATGCATAGTGCCAATCACTCACTAGGCGCTTTTTGCTCTGGTGGTACGATTGCCAACATCACTGCCCTGTGGGTCGCTCGTAACAACGCACTTCGTCCGCAAAACGGTTTTCGCGGCGTTGAGAAAGAAGGCCTATTTAAGGCGATGAAGCATTATGGCTATGAAGGCATGGCGATTTTAGTTTCAGAACGTGGTCACTACTCGTTGAAAAAAGCAGCTGACGTGCTTGGTTTGGGCCAAGATGGCTTAGTTGCAGTCAAAACGGACAGCAATAACCGTGTTTGTCCTGAAAGTTTGAAGAGCAAGATCCAAGAACTGAAAGCAAAAAGCATTAAGCCTTTCGCAGTTGTAGGTGTCGCGGGCACGACCGAAACAGGTAACATTGATCCGCTACCAGAAATTGCTGCCATCTGCCAAGAAGAAAACTGCCATTTCCACGTTGATGCAGCATGGGGTGGCGCGACATTGATGTCCAACAACCATCGTCATCTTCTCAATGGTATTGAACTGGCAGACTCGGTGACTATTGATGCGCATAAACAACTCTACATCCCGATGGGTGCAGGTATGGTTTTGTTTAAAGACCCAAGTGCGATGAAGTCAATTGAGCACCATGCGCAATACATCCTACGTAAAGGTTCGAAAGATTTAGGCAGTCATACACTGGAAGGTTCTCGTTCTGGTATGGCGATGCTTGTCTATGCCGCGATGCACATTATTAGCCGTCCGGGATATGAACTACTGATTGATCAAAGCATTAATAAAGCGGCTTACTTTGCCGATTTGATCAAGCAGCAAAGTGATTTCGAGTTGGTTTCTGAACCTGAACTGTGCTTACTCACCTACCGCTACGTGCCTGTCAATGTACGTCAAGCGATGGCGATAGCATCGAAAGAGCAATTAGCTGAGCTCAACAAACTTGTTAACGAACTCACTAAGTTTGTGCAAAAACGTCAACGTGAAAATGGACGTTCATTTGTGTCACGTACACGCTTGAATCCAAAACAAGTGGATGGTTTGAACACCATTGTTTTCCGTGTTGTGCTGGCGAACCCGCTTTCTACCTGTGAGATTTTACAGAATGTGTTAGTGGAGCAGCGTCAAATAGCCCAAACCGGTGCACCAACTCTGTTAACAAAAATTAATCAACTTGCAGACAAAATATTGGCAAACTGA
- a CDS encoding MurR/RpiR family transcriptional regulator, which translates to MNTLEKIQKNLENFSKSERKVAEVIMASPQTAIHSSIATLAKMADVSEPTVNRFCRRLDTKGFPDFKLHLAQSLANGTPYVNRNVEEDDGPDAYSHKIFESTMACLDVAKNSLDPMQVNRAVDLLTQAKRISFFGLGASSAVAKDAQNKFIRFNIPITCFEDIVMQRMSCINCTDNDVIVLISHTGRTKSQVEIANLARENGATVIAITAKDSPLDKASSLTISLDVPEDTDVYMPMASRVVQMTVIDVLATGFTLRRGTGFRENLRRVKDALKDSRYDKLSHF; encoded by the coding sequence ATGAATACATTAGAAAAAATACAGAAAAATCTAGAGAATTTCAGTAAGTCTGAACGCAAGGTCGCGGAAGTGATCATGGCGTCGCCGCAGACTGCAATTCACTCTAGCATTGCAACATTAGCTAAAATGGCTGATGTAAGTGAGCCTACCGTTAACCGTTTTTGTCGCCGCTTAGACACCAAAGGCTTTCCTGATTTTAAACTGCACCTTGCGCAGAGCCTTGCTAATGGGACTCCATACGTCAACCGTAACGTTGAAGAAGACGACGGTCCGGATGCATACAGCCATAAGATTTTTGAATCTACCATGGCGTGCTTGGATGTGGCGAAAAACAGCCTAGACCCAATGCAAGTCAACCGTGCTGTCGATTTGTTGACCCAAGCTAAACGTATTTCGTTCTTTGGTTTAGGCGCATCTTCAGCGGTAGCAAAAGATGCACAAAACAAGTTTATCCGTTTCAATATCCCGATTACTTGTTTTGAAGATATCGTGATGCAACGTATGAGTTGTATCAACTGTACCGATAACGACGTTATCGTGTTGATCTCTCATACAGGCCGTACCAAGAGCCAAGTCGAAATCGCCAATCTTGCGCGTGAGAATGGTGCAACGGTTATCGCAATTACAGCGAAAGATTCGCCACTAGACAAAGCAAGCTCTCTAACCATCTCTTTGGATGTGCCGGAAGACACTGATGTCTACATGCCAATGGCGAGCCGCGTGGTTCAAATGACGGTAATCGATGTACTTGCGACAGGCTTTACGTTGCGTCGTGGCACGGGCTTCCGTGAAAACCTTCGCCGCGTTAAAGATGCATTGAAAGACTCTCGTTACGACAAGCTTTCACACTTCTAA
- a CDS encoding LysR substrate-binding domain-containing protein, whose product MIELKHLRTLVSLRDTGSLTATATALHLTQSALSHQIKDLESRLGGQLFLRKTRPVKFTSEGEILLRVADEVLPKLAKAENELASLKEDVNGRLHMAIECHSCFQWLMPALKEYQITWPSVTLDFSSGFGFEPLPALLSGELDLVITSDIQPRSEVHFEPLFDFEMRLITAINHPLAAKSAVEPQDIADQTLISYPVQKQRLDVIKHFLQPAGVEPAKWKQCDNTLMLVQMVSAGLGVAALPNWAISEFSRQGLIASVPLGEGLWRRLFAATRSSEKDKRYLQAFFTTAKQQCKSNLEGIKLA is encoded by the coding sequence ATGATAGAGCTGAAACATCTGCGCACATTGGTTTCACTTCGAGATACGGGATCACTTACCGCAACGGCGACAGCCCTGCATCTCACTCAATCTGCACTATCGCACCAAATTAAAGATCTTGAATCTCGTTTGGGTGGACAACTGTTCCTGCGTAAAACACGACCGGTAAAGTTCACCTCTGAAGGGGAAATTTTGCTGCGCGTTGCTGACGAGGTGCTGCCAAAACTTGCCAAAGCAGAAAATGAACTGGCAAGCTTGAAAGAAGATGTCAATGGGCGTCTACATATGGCTATTGAATGTCACTCATGTTTTCAATGGTTGATGCCGGCACTTAAGGAATACCAAATTACTTGGCCCAGCGTCACACTCGACTTTTCGTCAGGCTTTGGATTTGAACCGCTACCAGCGCTACTAAGTGGAGAGCTGGACTTAGTGATTACTTCCGATATTCAACCTCGCTCGGAAGTGCATTTTGAACCCCTATTTGATTTTGAAATGCGCCTGATCACCGCAATCAACCACCCACTTGCTGCCAAATCAGCCGTTGAACCACAAGACATCGCCGATCAAACGCTGATCTCATATCCGGTGCAAAAACAGCGTCTCGACGTCATAAAGCATTTCCTTCAACCTGCTGGTGTCGAACCGGCTAAGTGGAAACAATGCGACAACACTTTGATGCTGGTGCAGATGGTTTCCGCAGGTTTAGGTGTTGCTGCGCTGCCTAATTGGGCTATTAGTGAATTCTCACGCCAAGGTTTGATCGCCAGTGTGCCGCTTGGGGAAGGTCTATGGCGCAGGCTATTTGCCGCGACGCGAAGCTCTGAAAAGGACAAACGCTATCTGCAAGCGTTTTTCACTACCGCCAAGCAGCAGTGCAAAAGCAATTTGGAAGGAATTAAACTCGCCTAA
- a CDS encoding aspartate:alanine antiporter, with product MNIDVVLLLQQNPILLIFVVLAIGLAIGKVRFGNLQLGNSIGVLITSLIMGHLGFSFDPDALTIGFMLFIYCVGIEAGPNFFGIFFRDGKHYFILSLIVLGTALLITHFSAEAFGLDFGLAAGMMAGALTSTPVLVGAQDALNSGLAEVPRNMDFGLVLENLSVGYAMAYLIGLISMIMFAKLLPKLQKENLSDSAEKIAQERGLGGSGQRKVYLPIIRAYRVGPELVDWTDGKNLRELGIYRQTGCYIERIRRGGILAHPDGDAILQEGDEIALVGFPDSHARLDPSFRNGKEVFDRNLLDLRIVEEEIVVKSDVIAGKRLSDLNLSEYGCFLNRVVRAQIEMPMDLDIVLAKGDVLQVSGEKSRVHGLAEKIGFISVHSQMADLLAFCSFFILGILFGLITMTFGQVSFGLGNAVGLLLSGITLGFLRANHPTFGYVPQGALNMVKDLGLMFFMVGIGLSAGGKMFEHLSQVGPQVLGLAFIVSVVPVAIAYLVGAYVLKMNRALLFGAIIGARTCGPAMDIVNEYAKSTIPALGYAGTYAIANILMTLGGTILIILS from the coding sequence GTGAATATTGACGTCGTACTCTTGCTTCAACAAAATCCTATTCTCCTCATCTTTGTGGTGCTCGCGATCGGTCTCGCGATTGGTAAAGTTCGCTTTGGAAACCTGCAACTCGGAAACTCGATTGGCGTGCTAATAACCTCGCTGATTATGGGTCACCTTGGCTTTTCTTTTGATCCTGATGCCTTAACCATCGGCTTTATGCTGTTTATTTACTGCGTTGGTATTGAAGCTGGCCCTAACTTTTTCGGCATTTTCTTTAGAGATGGTAAGCACTACTTCATTCTCAGCTTGATTGTGCTCGGGACAGCTCTATTGATTACCCACTTCAGTGCTGAAGCATTTGGTCTCGATTTTGGTCTTGCCGCAGGTATGATGGCAGGGGCACTCACCTCTACCCCTGTACTGGTTGGTGCTCAAGATGCACTGAACTCAGGATTGGCAGAAGTACCACGCAACATGGATTTTGGCTTGGTATTGGAAAACCTCTCTGTCGGTTACGCGATGGCCTATCTGATTGGTTTGATCAGTATGATCATGTTCGCCAAGCTGCTGCCAAAATTGCAAAAAGAAAACCTGTCAGATTCGGCGGAGAAAATCGCTCAAGAACGAGGTTTAGGTGGTTCAGGGCAACGCAAAGTGTATTTACCTATCATCCGCGCTTACCGTGTTGGACCAGAACTAGTCGACTGGACTGATGGCAAAAACTTGCGCGAACTCGGCATCTACCGCCAAACCGGCTGCTATATCGAGCGAATTCGTCGCGGTGGAATTTTGGCTCATCCAGATGGCGACGCGATTTTGCAAGAAGGCGATGAAATCGCTTTAGTTGGCTTCCCAGATAGTCACGCACGTCTCGACCCAAGTTTTCGTAACGGCAAAGAGGTGTTTGATCGCAACTTACTTGACCTGCGCATTGTCGAAGAAGAAATCGTAGTAAAGAGTGACGTGATTGCGGGCAAACGCCTATCAGACTTAAACCTTTCTGAATATGGCTGTTTCCTCAACCGTGTGGTTCGAGCTCAAATCGAAATGCCAATGGACCTTGATATCGTGCTGGCTAAAGGTGATGTACTTCAAGTCAGTGGCGAAAAGAGCCGTGTGCATGGCCTTGCAGAGAAAATTGGTTTTATCTCTGTTCATAGCCAAATGGCCGACCTGCTAGCATTTTGCAGCTTCTTTATTTTGGGCATTTTGTTTGGCTTAATCACCATGACATTTGGTCAAGTATCCTTTGGCTTGGGTAACGCCGTCGGTCTACTGCTTTCCGGTATTACACTAGGCTTTTTACGTGCTAATCACCCGACTTTCGGCTACGTTCCGCAAGGGGCGTTAAACATGGTCAAAGACCTTGGTTTGATGTTCTTTATGGTTGGTATCGGCTTAAGCGCCGGTGGGAAGATGTTTGAACACCTATCGCAGGTGGGCCCACAAGTACTTGGTCTTGCCTTTATTGTCAGTGTTGTGCCCGTGGCCATCGCTTATTTAGTTGGTGCCTATGTTCTAAAGATGAACCGCGCGCTACTGTTTGGTGCCATCATCGGTGCTCGTACCTGTGGTCCTGCAATGGACATTGTAAATGAGTACGCTAAATCGACCATTCCTGCCTTAGGTTATGCTGGCACATATGCCATCGCCAATATTCTAATGACGCTCGGTGGTACAATATTAATTATCCTCAGCTAG
- a CDS encoding GrxA family glutaredoxin has protein sequence MFVVIFGRPACPYCVRAKEHAETLKAKRDDFNYRYVDIQAEGISKADLEKTVGKPVETVPQIFIDQTHIGGCDDFEAYAKENLGLFD, from the coding sequence ATGTTCGTAGTTATTTTCGGTCGCCCAGCATGCCCTTACTGTGTTCGCGCTAAAGAGCACGCTGAAACTCTTAAAGCAAAACGTGACGACTTCAACTACCGCTATGTTGATATTCAAGCAGAAGGCATCTCAAAGGCTGACCTAGAAAAAACCGTTGGTAAACCAGTTGAAACCGTGCCACAGATCTTTATCGATCAAACGCATATCGGTGGCTGTGATGACTTCGAAGCATACGCAAAAGAGAATCTTGGTCTGTTTGACTAA
- the metE gene encoding 5-methyltetrahydropteroyltriglutamate--homocysteine S-methyltransferase, whose product MTTTTTHILGYPRIGEKRELKFALEKYWRGEIDQKALQQLGSDLRAKNWQTQQEAGLDFVSVGDFAWYDHVLTTTLLLGHVPKRHRKGFPDLDTLFRVGRGQSQANCGCAGSAASDMTKWFNTNYHYIVPEFSKDDTFEVSWPQLFEEVNQAVKAGHKVKPVLLGPLSYLYLGKEVEEGFDRLSLLPRLLTAYQAILAKLAKQGVEWVQIDEPILGLELEKRWADSFKLAYQVLRSDVKVLLTTYFDSVEDTLERIVELNVDGLHVDLSAAPEQLDAVLAKLPKDWVLSAGVVNGRNVWRADLSKQLALLEPVKAKLGDKLWVASSCSLLHSPVDLDLEPALSEEVRSWFAFAKQKVTEVALLGKALDGDQAAILACDTYSAPIQARKSASHVNKPQVQQRLSGITKALAERSAPYPERAAHQAEVLGLPLLPTTTIGSFPQTSEIRLQRSAFRAGKLSEAEYETALKGHIEDAVRRQEALDLDVLVHGEAERNDMVEYFAENLAGFQTTKFGWVQSYGSRCVKPAIVVADIEREKPMTVEWSTFAQSLTSKQMKGMLTGPVTILCWTFPREDITRKEIANQLALALRDEVSDLQDAGINIIQIDEPAIREGLPLKKRDHKAYLEWAVDAFKVSAASAKPETQIHTHMCYSEFNEIIESVAALDADVITIETSRSNMELLKAFEEFNYPNEIGPGVYDIHSPNIPTQEWIEGLLNTAAKKIPAERLWVNPDCGLKTRNWAETEASLANMVLAAKKLRKEFADA is encoded by the coding sequence ATGACAACAACGACGACACATATTCTTGGCTATCCACGTATTGGTGAAAAACGCGAGCTTAAATTTGCATTAGAAAAGTACTGGCGAGGCGAAATTGACCAAAAAGCACTGCAACAATTGGGCTCTGATCTGCGAGCGAAAAACTGGCAAACCCAACAAGAAGCTGGACTAGATTTTGTCTCTGTGGGTGATTTTGCATGGTACGACCATGTACTAACGACGACATTGCTGCTAGGGCATGTGCCAAAGCGCCATCGAAAGGGGTTCCCTGACCTAGATACCTTGTTCCGCGTTGGACGCGGTCAATCACAAGCTAATTGTGGTTGTGCTGGCAGTGCAGCGTCTGACATGACCAAGTGGTTCAATACTAACTATCACTATATTGTGCCTGAGTTCAGTAAAGACGACACATTTGAAGTGAGCTGGCCACAACTGTTTGAAGAGGTGAATCAAGCAGTTAAGGCTGGTCACAAGGTTAAGCCCGTTCTGCTTGGCCCGCTTAGTTACTTATATCTGGGTAAAGAAGTGGAGGAGGGATTTGATCGCTTGTCATTACTTCCGCGTTTGTTAACGGCTTATCAAGCGATTCTGGCAAAGTTAGCAAAGCAGGGTGTTGAGTGGGTTCAAATCGATGAACCAATTCTTGGGCTTGAGTTAGAAAAGCGTTGGGCAGACTCGTTCAAGCTTGCTTATCAAGTGCTTCGTAGTGATGTAAAAGTGCTACTGACTACCTACTTTGATTCTGTTGAAGATACGCTTGAGCGCATTGTTGAGCTTAACGTTGACGGCTTACATGTTGACCTCTCTGCGGCACCAGAGCAACTAGATGCGGTACTGGCTAAACTACCTAAAGACTGGGTATTGTCAGCGGGTGTGGTTAACGGACGCAATGTGTGGCGTGCGGACTTATCGAAGCAATTAGCGCTGTTAGAACCAGTTAAAGCCAAACTCGGGGATAAGTTATGGGTGGCAAGCTCTTGTTCGCTTCTACATAGCCCGGTGGACTTAGACCTAGAACCGGCATTGAGTGAAGAAGTGAGAAGTTGGTTTGCTTTTGCCAAGCAGAAAGTGACAGAGGTTGCGCTGTTGGGTAAAGCGCTTGATGGTGACCAAGCCGCTATCTTAGCTTGTGATACCTATAGTGCTCCAATTCAAGCGCGTAAGAGCGCCAGTCATGTAAACAAACCCCAAGTGCAACAGCGCCTAAGTGGGATCACTAAAGCACTGGCAGAGCGAAGTGCACCTTATCCAGAACGCGCCGCCCACCAAGCTGAAGTGTTGGGTCTACCGTTACTGCCAACAACGACCATCGGCTCGTTCCCACAGACGAGTGAAATTCGACTTCAGCGCAGCGCATTTCGTGCAGGCAAGCTAAGTGAAGCTGAGTATGAAACAGCGTTGAAAGGTCATATTGAAGACGCCGTTCGTCGCCAAGAAGCGCTTGACCTCGATGTTCTTGTCCATGGTGAAGCTGAGCGTAACGACATGGTGGAGTACTTTGCTGAGAACCTTGCAGGTTTCCAAACAACCAAGTTTGGTTGGGTACAAAGTTATGGCTCACGCTGCGTGAAACCTGCGATTGTTGTTGCGGATATTGAACGCGAAAAACCGATGACAGTGGAATGGTCTACGTTTGCTCAATCACTAACAAGTAAGCAAATGAAAGGCATGCTGACAGGCCCAGTGACGATTCTATGCTGGACATTCCCTCGTGAAGATATCACTCGTAAGGAAATCGCCAATCAGTTGGCTTTGGCACTGCGTGATGAGGTGTCTGACTTGCAAGATGCGGGTATCAACATTATCCAAATTGATGAGCCTGCTATTCGAGAAGGGTTACCACTTAAAAAGCGCGACCACAAAGCGTATTTAGAGTGGGCGGTCGATGCATTTAAAGTGTCAGCAGCCAGCGCCAAGCCAGAAACACAGATCCACACGCATATGTGTTACTCCGAATTCAATGAGATCATTGAGTCAGTTGCAGCGTTAGATGCTGATGTGATCACCATTGAGACATCACGTTCAAACATGGAGCTACTTAAAGCGTTTGAAGAGTTTAACTATCCGAATGAAATTGGCCCTGGTGTATACGATATCCATTCACCAAATATTCCAACTCAAGAATGGATTGAAGGCTTGCTAAACACTGCAGCGAAAAAGATTCCTGCTGAGCGCCTATGGGTAAACCCTGATTGTGGTCTTAAAACCCGTAACTGGGCAGAGACAGAAGCATCATTGGCAAACATGGTCTTAGCGGCGAAGAAATTACGTAAAGAGTTTGCTGATGCTTAG